Proteins from a single region of Fusobacterium varium:
- a CDS encoding CinA family nicotinamide mononucleotide deamidase-related protein, translating into MKAALILVGTELLNGGMLDTNSLYIAEELNQYGIEIEFKITVRDFMDEILKAIDYAKKNVDLVIMSGGLGPTIDDITKEAIGKYLNKPLIVEDDELAELKEKFKKANINFIKINVKEVEKPQGAVSFKNDVGMAPAIYIDGIAAFPGVPRELYNMFPKFISWYSKEKKLLKDGIYIKDVLTFGMAESLLDESIREFFTEDGIYYEFLVKNYGILIRLQSTESNKNKVEKIVEKIYNKIGVYIFGEDEDRLEKKVVQMVTDLGMNISTAESCTGGMIASRLVDVPGVSSVLKEGVVTYSNEAKIKRLGVKKETLEKYGAVSEETAREMVLGLDSDIAIATTGIAGPDGGTQEKPVGLVYIGIRVKDKVYVERKIFNGSRNKVRERAMLQSLFSLIKILKKGESNE; encoded by the coding sequence ATGAAAGCAGCTTTAATTCTTGTAGGAACAGAACTTCTTAATGGAGGAATGTTAGACACAAATAGTTTATACATTGCAGAAGAGTTAAATCAATATGGGATAGAGATTGAATTTAAAATAACTGTAAGAGATTTTATGGATGAGATCTTAAAAGCCATAGATTATGCTAAAAAAAATGTTGATCTAGTAATAATGTCTGGAGGATTAGGACCAACAATAGATGATATAACAAAGGAAGCTATAGGAAAATATCTGAATAAACCACTTATAGTAGAAGATGATGAGTTAGCAGAATTAAAAGAAAAATTTAAAAAAGCTAATATCAATTTTATAAAAATAAATGTAAAAGAGGTAGAGAAACCTCAAGGGGCAGTTAGTTTTAAAAATGATGTAGGAATGGCTCCAGCTATCTATATAGATGGAATAGCAGCATTTCCTGGAGTGCCAAGAGAGTTATATAATATGTTTCCTAAATTTATCTCTTGGTATAGTAAAGAAAAAAAACTTTTAAAAGATGGAATATATATAAAAGATGTTCTAACTTTTGGAATGGCAGAATCCCTATTAGACGAGTCTATACGTGAGTTTTTTACAGAAGATGGAATATACTATGAGTTTCTTGTAAAAAATTATGGTATCTTAATAAGGCTACAAAGCACAGAAAGTAATAAAAATAAAGTAGAAAAAATAGTAGAAAAGATATATAATAAAATAGGCGTGTACATTTTTGGAGAAGATGAAGATAGGTTGGAGAAAAAAGTAGTTCAAATGGTAACAGATCTTGGAATGAATATTTCAACTGCTGAATCTTGTACAGGTGGAATGATTGCTAGCCGTCTAGTAGATGTTCCAGGAGTATCATCTGTTTTAAAAGAGGGAGTAGTTACTTATAGTAATGAAGCTAAGATAAAGAGATTAGGTGTAAAAAAAGAAACATTAGAAAAATATGGTGCAGTAAGTGAGGAAACTGCAAGAGAGATGGTACTAGGACTAGATTCGGATATAGCTATTGCTACAACAGGAATAGCTGGACCAGATGGTGGAACTCAAGAGAAGCCAGTAGGACTTGTGTACATAGGTATAAGAGTAAAAGATAAAGTTTATGTAGAGAGAAAAATATTTAATGGATCAAGGAATAAAGTTAGAGAAAGGGCAATGTTGCAAAGTCTTTTTAGCCTAATAAAAATATTAAAAAAAGGAGAGAGTAATGAGTAG
- a CDS encoding phosphatidylglycerophosphatase A, giving the protein MDKNKKIIRDLGTWFGLGDLPKAPGTFGTLGGIPVFILLSYIRRFFPNNMVYNSFYFMFLITFFAVAVYVCDICERDIFKKKDPQNVVIDEVLGYLTTLFLINPVGASKNMIAMALAFVIFRFFDITKLGPIDKSQNFPHGVGVVLDDFLAGIIGNFLLVCIWTIFF; this is encoded by the coding sequence TTGGACAAAAATAAAAAGATTATAAGAGATTTAGGAACTTGGTTTGGATTGGGAGATCTTCCAAAAGCACCGGGAACTTTTGGGACTTTAGGAGGAATACCAGTTTTCATATTGCTATCATATATTAGAAGATTTTTCCCTAATAATATGGTATATAATTCATTTTATTTTATGTTTTTAATCACATTTTTTGCTGTTGCAGTATATGTTTGTGATATTTGTGAAAGAGATATATTTAAGAAAAAAGATCCTCAAAATGTTGTAATAGATGAGGTTCTAGGATACTTAACTACGCTATTTTTAATAAATCCTGTTGGAGCATCTAAAAATATGATAGCTATGGCACTTGCCTTTGTAATATTTAGATTTTTTGATATTACAAAGCTTGGACCAATAGATAAATCACAAAATTTTCCACATGGAGTGGGGGTAGTTTTAGATGATTTCTTAGCAGGAATAATAGGAAATTTTTTATTAGTATGTATTTGGACTATATTTTTTTAG
- a CDS encoding U32 family peptidase, giving the protein MKIVAPAGNMERFYAAVKAGAQEIYMGLKGFGARRNAENFTLDEYKEALDYAHKRGVRIFLTLNTIMMEKEMEFLYENVKVLYEHGLDAIIVQDLGYFRYLKENFPEIEFHGSTQMTVGNHVEAEYLRKLGFKRVVLPREMTFEEIKKIRENTSIELEIFVSGALCICYSGNCYMSSFIGSRSGNRGMCAQPCRKEYTDSTGKKGYLLSPKDQLYGYDEIQKLKSIGIESIKVEGRMKDPNYVFETVGYYKNLIDGEKVQENVSEIFNRGYSKGYFNGADNRIINKNYSYNLGKEIGIVFGKELKLKDRVVLGDGIIYLSKDFEKLGGGYLNKIEIKNSRDKRKSAEVGEAIILKDVPRGSKYVFKSFAKEINDNIELKLKKQDQKFGIKAKFFAELGKNPYIVLEALNNNGKKIIVEKVGDTVIEKASKKAVTSQDIKDKLMETGDSTFVLNEVETYISDGIFLPVSVIKSLRRDALVELEEKLVESYRRKAGVRYQLPKLSEEKRDVVISAIVSTASQRKVVEEFGIEKIYNRGFDIAREGALNEQDLNSNLASNLYQVLENKSDKIIVNWNLNISNRYTVEELGKIKGVETVILSPELSFERIKEIGGTSLKKAILGYSRLKGMYIEIDILGKNREKITNVEGDSFTVVQNRIGNSEIFFEKPLNILNDMKKLPDLFIDEVVLEFTIETPDEVREILQGMRDRNGVYRAYNYERGVY; this is encoded by the coding sequence ATGAAAATAGTAGCTCCAGCAGGAAATATGGAGAGATTTTATGCTGCTGTAAAAGCAGGGGCACAAGAGATCTATATGGGATTAAAGGGATTTGGTGCTAGAAGAAATGCAGAGAATTTCACTTTAGATGAATATAAAGAAGCTTTAGATTATGCACATAAAAGAGGAGTGAGAATATTTCTTACTTTGAATACTATTATGATGGAAAAAGAGATGGAGTTTCTCTATGAAAATGTAAAGGTATTGTATGAACATGGGCTTGATGCAATTATTGTTCAAGATTTAGGATATTTTAGATATCTGAAAGAGAATTTTCCAGAGATTGAGTTTCACGGTAGTACTCAAATGACAGTAGGGAATCATGTAGAAGCTGAATATCTTAGAAAATTAGGATTTAAAAGAGTTGTACTTCCTAGAGAGATGACTTTTGAAGAGATAAAAAAGATAAGAGAGAATACAAGCATAGAGCTTGAAATCTTTGTATCTGGTGCATTGTGTATCTGTTATTCTGGAAACTGCTATATGAGTAGTTTTATAGGAAGTAGAAGTGGAAATAGAGGAATGTGTGCTCAACCATGTAGAAAAGAGTATACAGATAGTACAGGAAAGAAAGGGTATCTATTAAGTCCAAAAGATCAACTTTATGGATATGATGAGATACAAAAATTAAAATCTATTGGAATAGAAAGCATAAAAGTAGAAGGAAGAATGAAAGATCCTAATTATGTTTTTGAAACAGTAGGATATTATAAAAATCTTATAGATGGAGAAAAAGTTCAAGAAAATGTGTCTGAAATATTTAATAGAGGGTATAGCAAAGGATATTTTAATGGTGCAGATAATAGAATTATAAATAAAAATTACTCATATAATCTTGGAAAAGAGATAGGAATAGTTTTTGGTAAAGAGTTAAAATTAAAAGATAGAGTTGTTCTTGGTGATGGAATAATATATCTATCTAAAGATTTTGAAAAGCTTGGTGGAGGATATCTTAATAAAATTGAGATAAAGAACTCAAGAGATAAGAGAAAATCTGCTGAAGTGGGAGAAGCTATAATTTTAAAAGACGTGCCAAGAGGAAGTAAATATGTATTCAAAAGTTTTGCTAAAGAGATCAATGATAATATAGAGTTAAAATTAAAGAAACAAGATCAAAAATTTGGAATAAAAGCTAAATTCTTTGCTGAACTTGGAAAAAATCCATATATAGTTTTAGAAGCTTTAAATAACAATGGTAAAAAAATTATTGTTGAAAAAGTAGGAGATACTGTTATAGAAAAAGCTAGTAAGAAAGCTGTTACATCTCAAGATATTAAAGATAAACTTATGGAAACAGGAGATAGTACATTTGTTTTAAATGAAGTAGAAACATATATTTCAGATGGGATTTTTCTTCCTGTATCTGTAATTAAATCTTTAAGAAGAGATGCCCTTGTTGAATTGGAAGAAAAGCTAGTTGAAAGTTATAGAAGAAAAGCAGGTGTAAGATATCAACTTCCTAAATTGTCAGAGGAGAAGAGGGATGTAGTTATATCTGCAATAGTTTCAACTGCTTCTCAAAGAAAAGTTGTAGAGGAGTTTGGAATAGAAAAAATCTATAATAGAGGATTTGATATAGCTAGAGAGGGAGCTTTAAATGAGCAAGATTTAAATAGTAATTTAGCCTCAAATTTATATCAAGTTTTAGAAAATAAAAGTGATAAGATTATAGTTAACTGGAACTTGAATATCTCTAATAGATATACAGTAGAGGAACTTGGAAAAATAAAAGGTGTTGAAACTGTTATTCTATCTCCAGAGTTAAGTTTTGAAAGAATAAAAGAGATAGGGGGAACATCTCTTAAAAAAGCTATCTTAGGATACTCAAGATTAAAGGGAATGTATATTGAAATTGATATTCTTGGAAAAAATAGAGAAAAGATAACTAATGTTGAGGGAGATAGTTTTACAGTGGTACAAAATAGAATTGGAAACAGTGAGATTTTCTTCGAAAAACCTCTTAATATCTTAAACGATATGAAAAAGCTGCCAGATCTATTTATAGATGAGGTTGTACTTGAATTTACCATTGAAACTCCTGATGAAGTTAGAGAGATATTACAAGGAATGAGAGACAGAAATGGAGTATACCGTGCTTACAACTATGAAAGGGGGGTATATTAA
- a CDS encoding dephospho-CoA kinase, with protein sequence MIVGLTGGIASGKSTVSNYFREFGAEVLDADVVAKELSEKEENVAKIIEIFGNEILDENGNISRKKMRERAFLEKDKLKQLNELLHPQVIEVFKNKKENTKEDEIVIFDIPLLFEAGMENLCDTVIVVYISKRVQLERMMKRDRHGIDLAERIIESQMSMSDKIDKADIIINNNCTLEDLKNNVNVVYYNLQKK encoded by the coding sequence ATGATAGTAGGTCTTACTGGTGGAATTGCTAGTGGAAAATCAACTGTAAGCAATTATTTTAGAGAGTTTGGAGCAGAGGTATTAGATGCTGATGTAGTAGCAAAAGAGTTAAGTGAAAAAGAGGAAAATGTAGCTAAAATAATTGAGATATTTGGAAATGAAATTTTAGATGAAAATGGAAATATCTCAAGAAAAAAAATGAGAGAGAGAGCATTTTTAGAAAAGGATAAATTAAAACAATTAAATGAACTTCTTCATCCACAAGTTATAGAGGTATTTAAAAATAAAAAAGAAAATACTAAAGAAGATGAGATTGTAATATTTGATATTCCTCTATTGTTTGAGGCTGGAATGGAAAACCTATGTGATACAGTAATAGTGGTTTATATAAGTAAAAGAGTGCAGCTAGAAAGAATGATGAAAAGAGATAGACATGGAATAGATTTAGCTGAGAGAATTATTGAATCACAGATGAGTATGAGTGACAAAATAGATAAAGCAGATATTATTATAAATAATAATTGCACTTTGGAAGATTTAAAAAATAATGTAAATGTGGTATACTATAATCTACAAAAAAAATAA
- a CDS encoding flavin reductase has product MAFHEIKPAELKENTFNLFAKDWFLMTAEKEGKVNTMTVGWGGFGVMWKKDVVFVAVRPERYTYEFLEAADTFSLTVFDPSFKKKLAYCGVVSGRDEDKIAKCEFTVAHDGETPYFEEARMSFTCRKLCTTPLRPEDFMDSEFAGKWYGGENNANGEGGGYHLIYIAEIEKILVKD; this is encoded by the coding sequence ATGGCATTTCATGAAATTAAACCTGCTGAGTTAAAAGAAAATACTTTTAATCTTTTTGCAAAAGATTGGTTTTTAATGACAGCAGAAAAAGAAGGAAAAGTAAACACAATGACTGTTGGTTGGGGTGGATTTGGAGTAATGTGGAAAAAGGATGTTGTTTTTGTAGCAGTACGTCCTGAAAGATACACTTATGAATTTTTAGAGGCAGCAGATACATTCTCATTAACAGTTTTTGATCCATCTTTCAAGAAAAAACTTGCATATTGTGGAGTAGTTTCAGGAAGAGATGAAGATAAAATAGCAAAATGTGAATTTACAGTAGCACATGATGGAGAGACTCCTTACTTTGAAGAAGCAAGAATGAGTTTTACTTGTAGAAAACTTTGTACTACTCCTCTTAGACCTGAAGATTTTATGGATTCTGAATTTGCAGGAAAATGGTATGGTGGAGAAAATAATGCAAATGGAGAGGGTGGAGGATATCACCTTATCTATATAGCAGAAATAGAAAAAATTCTTGTAAAAGATTAA
- a CDS encoding NAD/NADP octopine/nopaline dehydrogenase family protein — MAELVAVLGGGNGAHAAAADFARRGFEVRMFEDAKFAGKMQKVFETKQIVQHGALGEGIGNLAMVTTDIVEAIKGVKYIVIAVPAFGHSYYADLLIDHLEDGQIVLILAGTFGSLIFWNKMKQKGIKKDVAFAESYTLPYDTRLMGPGESMVMGVHSPLKTGVMPAKKTAEVIEELKKFYPVSASESVIESGLFTLNPVVHVPGCIMNAGRIELMKGEFWFYKEGITPCVGTVTEALDEERMNIMKKLGYKAISVVDALGSSGSVKTNIYEAITKNEQFGKIKGPDGLKNRYFTEDIPFGLVGWSVIAKLTGVETPIMDALITIGSIAMGQDCRKTGRTVEELGLSGMNIEQLKTYLYEG, encoded by the coding sequence ATGGCTGAATTAGTAGCGGTTTTAGGTGGAGGAAATGGAGCACATGCAGCAGCAGCAGATTTTGCAAGAAGAGGTTTTGAAGTACGTATGTTTGAAGATGCAAAATTTGCAGGGAAGATGCAAAAAGTTTTTGAAACAAAACAAATAGTTCAACATGGAGCTTTAGGAGAAGGAATAGGAAATCTTGCAATGGTTACAACAGATATTGTTGAAGCTATAAAAGGTGTAAAATATATAGTTATTGCAGTTCCAGCATTTGGACATAGTTATTATGCAGATCTTCTTATAGATCATTTAGAAGATGGGCAAATAGTTTTAATTCTTGCAGGAACATTTGGTTCACTTATTTTCTGGAACAAGATGAAACAAAAAGGTATAAAAAAAGATGTAGCATTTGCTGAATCATATACACTACCATATGATACAAGACTTATGGGACCAGGAGAATCAATGGTAATGGGAGTACACTCTCCTTTAAAAACAGGAGTTATGCCAGCTAAGAAAACAGCTGAAGTTATAGAAGAACTTAAAAAATTCTATCCTGTATCTGCAAGTGAAAGTGTAATAGAAAGTGGATTATTTACTCTAAATCCTGTTGTTCATGTGCCAGGATGTATAATGAATGCTGGAAGAATAGAGCTTATGAAAGGTGAGTTTTGGTTCTATAAAGAAGGAATTACTCCTTGTGTAGGAACAGTAACAGAAGCTCTTGATGAAGAAAGAATGAATATTATGAAAAAACTTGGATATAAAGCTATTTCTGTAGTAGATGCTCTTGGATCTTCAGGAAGTGTAAAAACAAATATCTATGAAGCTATTACAAAAAATGAGCAATTTGGAAAAATCAAAGGACCTGATGGTTTAAAAAATAGATACTTTACAGAAGATATTCCATTTGGTTTAGTAGGTTGGAGCGTAATTGCTAAATTAACTGGAGTTGAAACTCCTATAATGGATGCTCTTATCACTATAGGAAGCATAGCTATGGGGCAAGATTGCCGTAAAACAGGAAGAACTGTGGAAGAATTAGGACTTTCAGGAATGAATATTGAGCAATTAAAAACTTATTTATATGAAGGATAA